A genomic window from Chanodichthys erythropterus isolate Z2021 chromosome 1, ASM2448905v1, whole genome shotgun sequence includes:
- the rell2 gene encoding RELT-like protein 2 encodes MTDQETPIVGDPDPPPTYIIFLLVFFFFITGLLGFLICHLLKTKGYRCQLEEDEEDCEDKLGTDKDDESEDSQDTVEQILKCIIENEANMEAFKDMLVGQNVCEHHDPRLHHKDSGLPLHHHTVHLGGEISSCVHCMQGHILKTRRRSRVARSKARPAEQTVFSVGRFRVTHMEKRNSLQGSQNLPTSKAGNASTDTTLSDGRAGLKDTSKKHQEEYNIRNMFKDTGATNGKVPNGGKRKKSVTLLGFYKAGNPVETKGGQEVFEEDKEASTTADQFSFSLEEGLSSVALSPTDETAVDEKSNKGSGSKLEETSLENEKADEATSCVKSQDKLSTNTTEIVPNSSNGCSRFSVVRTTEETVIPPAAAADYRGDDATKHKDVKTGQVSQESTDNQQI; translated from the exons ATGACTGACCAAGAGACACCCATTGTGGGTGATCCCGATCCCCCTCCAACATACATAATCTTCCTCCTtgtctttttcttcttcatcaCTGGCCTTCTGGGTTTCCTAATCTGTCACTTATTGAAGACGAAGGGCTACCGCTGTCAACTGGAAGAGGATGAAGAAGATTGTGAAGACAAACTGGGGACAGACAAAGATG ATGAATCAGAAGACAGTCAAGACACTGTGGAACAAATTCTGAAATGCATCATTGAGAATGAAG CAAATATGGAGGCCTTCAAAGACATGTTGGTTGGCCAAAATGTTTGTGAGCATCACGATCCACG gtTACATCACAAAGATAGTGGTCTTCCCCTTCACCATCATACAGTTCATCTGGGTGGTGAAATTAGCTCTTGTGTCCACTGTATGCAAGgacatatattaaaaacacgACGCAGAAGCCGTGTGGCTAGAAGCAAAGCTCGACCAGCGGAGCAGACTGTGTTTTCTGTGGGAAG ATTTCGTGTCACCCACATGGAGAAAAGAAACAGCCTTCAAGGTTCACAGAATCTTCCTACCTCTAAGGCAGGAAACGCATCAACTGACACAACCCTCTCTGATGGCAGGGCGGGATTGAAAGACACTTCAAAAAAACATCAAGAGGAATACAACATCCGCAACATGTTCAAAGACACTGGAGCAACCAACGGCAAAGTCCCAAATGGAGGCAAACGGAAGAAGAGTGTCACATTGCTCGGCTTCTATAAGGCTGGTAATCCTGTGGAGACCAAAGGGGGACAGGAAGTGTTTGAGGAGGACAAAGAGGCGTCAACCACTGCTGATCAGTTTTCTTTCTCTCTAGAAGAAGGCTTGAGCTCAGTTGCGCTGTCTCCCACTGATGAAACAGCTGTAGATGAAAAATCAAATAAAGGCTCTGGTAGTAAATTAGAGGAGACCAGCCTAGAGAATGAAAAGGCTGATGAAGCGACTTCATGTGTGAAATCGCAAGACAAATTAAGCACAAACACAACAGAGATTGTTCCCAATAGTTCTAATGGCTGCTCTAGATTTTCGGTGGTACGAACTACGGAAGAGACTGTCATCCCACCTGCAGCTGCTGCTGACTATAGAGGAGATGATGCAACAAAACACAAGGACGTTAAGACTGGCCAAGTTAGTCAGGAGAGTACAGACAATCAGCAGATATGA